In Bacteroidales bacterium, a single genomic region encodes these proteins:
- a CDS encoding endonuclease/exonuclease/phosphatase family protein — MRKLTIFSIVFFSIIFAGCSKKADQDVVKVMTFNIRYDNPRDSINAWPKRAAQVCEFIKNEKPDLIGMQEVLLRQYVILDSALTDYTSVGVGRDDGAKGGEMNPVFFRKERFDMIRTITFWLSSTPDVPGSKGWGASLPRIVTWMELADKNTHEHFFYFNTHFAHDSDSARIMSSRILLDQVAKISDGSPFIITGDFNMLPTSLGYSILTGPAESVPALKDSYTISEKRPWGPVYTFNGFSDKPGTGRIDYIFVKNGMRALEHRTMIKKEGGVFISDHWPVEATILLK; from the coding sequence ATGAGAAAGCTGACTATATTTTCTATTGTGTTCTTCAGTATTATTTTTGCTGGTTGCTCAAAAAAAGCTGACCAGGATGTCGTTAAGGTAATGACTTTCAACATCAGGTACGATAATCCGCGTGACAGTATAAATGCATGGCCCAAAAGGGCTGCGCAGGTTTGCGAATTTATTAAGAATGAAAAACCTGATCTTATTGGTATGCAGGAGGTTCTTCTGAGGCAGTATGTTATTCTTGATTCAGCACTTACCGATTATACATCTGTTGGTGTTGGCCGTGATGATGGAGCCAAAGGAGGCGAGATGAATCCGGTATTCTTCAGGAAGGAACGATTTGACATGATCAGGACAATAACCTTCTGGCTCTCTTCTACACCTGATGTTCCCGGGTCAAAAGGATGGGGTGCCTCACTTCCAAGAATTGTTACCTGGATGGAACTTGCAGACAAGAATACTCATGAACATTTTTTCTATTTTAATACTCATTTCGCACATGATTCAGATTCCGCAAGAATAATGAGTTCAAGAATCCTTCTTGATCAGGTAGCTAAAATATCAGATGGTTCTCCATTTATTATTACCGGAGATTTCAATATGCTTCCGACAAGTCTTGGCTACTCAATTCTGACCGGACCCGCAGAGAGTGTACCTGCACTTAAGGATTCATATACTATTTCAGAGAAGAGACCCTGGGGCCCTGTCTATACTTTCAACGGTTTCTCTGACAAGCCAGGGACAGGAAGAATAGATTATATATTCGTGAAAAATGGGATGAGAGCACTGGAGCACAGGACAATGATTAAGAAAGAAGGCGGAGTATTCATCTCAGATCACTGGCCTGTAGAGGCAACTATTCTGCTTAAATAA